A genomic segment from Tuwongella immobilis encodes:
- the corA gene encoding magnesium/cobalt transporter CorA — MIRIYRWDQASGCGRFLQLSELPTTIQEACAEQVVWWIDLENPTTEEEARIYREFLPIHPLTIEDITRIRRLPDDGQPHLPKVEEFRDYLFVITNPIPLGSTVDALEQPMQPTQLSAVLTRHVLITHHYMPLEAITSVVRYLERHDEQGERGPDYLFHLILDVQVDGYAPLLDRIVDELETIEESIYERTMASLLNRLLQVKRRILGLRKTLILEREVLARLNRGEFQLVDAREVVYYRNVYDHLVRYTELIESGREMVTDLMQSHMTAISNRLNEIMKVLAMISTVVLPMTLVAGIYGMNFEHMPELHWTVGYPLALSMMATLGIGSFVFFRWKKWI; from the coding sequence ATGATTCGGATTTATCGATGGGATCAAGCGTCGGGGTGTGGCCGGTTTTTGCAGCTCAGCGAACTACCCACCACCATTCAGGAAGCCTGCGCGGAGCAAGTCGTTTGGTGGATCGATCTGGAAAATCCCACCACCGAGGAAGAAGCCCGAATCTATCGGGAATTTCTCCCCATTCACCCGCTGACGATTGAGGACATCACCCGCATCCGCCGATTGCCCGACGATGGGCAGCCGCACTTGCCCAAAGTCGAAGAATTTCGGGATTATCTGTTCGTCATCACCAATCCGATTCCGCTGGGCAGTACGGTGGATGCCCTCGAACAGCCGATGCAGCCCACGCAGCTCAGTGCCGTCCTCACCCGGCATGTGCTGATTACCCATCATTACATGCCGTTAGAAGCGATCACGTCTGTGGTGCGCTATCTGGAACGGCACGATGAGCAGGGCGAACGGGGGCCGGATTATCTGTTCCACCTCATTTTGGATGTGCAAGTCGATGGCTATGCCCCGTTATTGGATCGCATTGTGGATGAGCTAGAAACCATCGAAGAAAGCATTTACGAACGAACCATGGCATCGCTTCTGAATCGATTGCTGCAAGTCAAGCGGCGAATTCTGGGCTTGCGAAAGACACTGATTCTGGAGCGGGAAGTGCTGGCGCGGCTGAATCGCGGCGAATTCCAACTCGTCGATGCCCGCGAAGTCGTCTACTACCGCAACGTCTACGATCATCTCGTGCGCTACACCGAACTGATTGAATCCGGCCGCGAAATGGTCACCGATCTGATGCAATCGCACATGACGGCGATTTCCAACCGGCTGAACGAAATCATGAAAGTGCTGGCGATGATTTCCACCGTGGTGCTGCCCATGACGCTGGTGGCCGGCATCTACGGCATGAACTTCGAGCATATGCCCGAACTGCATTGGACCGTTGGCTACCCCCTGGCGTTAAGCATGATGGCCACGCTGGGGATTGGCTCGTTTGTCTTCTTCCGCTGGAAGAAATGGATCTGA
- a CDS encoding NUDIX hydrolase, whose product MPVQPILATLGYVFSEDQSRVLMVHRNRRPDDWHHGKYNGLGGKLEPNEDIVTGMKREITEEAGITCTEMHLAGTILWPGFGKHGEDWFGFLFRITRFTGTPFPHNPEGDLLWIPIEHILTLNLWEGDKFFLPRLLDPQSPPFHGVMPYANGLPLSWSVQTLP is encoded by the coding sequence ATGCCCGTTCAGCCGATTCTCGCCACGCTTGGTTACGTCTTCTCCGAAGACCAAAGCCGCGTTCTCATGGTTCACCGCAACCGCCGCCCCGATGATTGGCACCATGGCAAGTATAACGGACTGGGCGGGAAACTCGAACCCAACGAAGATATTGTCACCGGAATGAAGCGCGAAATCACGGAAGAAGCCGGAATCACGTGCACCGAGATGCATCTCGCGGGCACCATCCTCTGGCCCGGCTTCGGCAAACATGGCGAAGATTGGTTCGGATTTCTGTTCCGCATCACCCGATTCACCGGCACCCCCTTCCCCCACAACCCCGAAGGCGATCTACTCTGGATCCCGATTGAACACATTCTCACGCTCAACCTCTGGGAAGGCGACAAATTCTTCCTGCCACGGCTGCTCGATCCCCAATCCCCCCCCTTCCACGGCGTCATGCCCTACGCCAACGGCCTCCCACTCTCCTGGTCCGTTCAGACATTGCCCTAA
- a CDS encoding WD40 repeat domain-containing protein: MNRLVVGLMASILGISGANPIHAQLPTFELIGGKDHKADAKHPDGGGGVRASCFSSSGSMIALAIATHKSDQYDLVLFSQQPFRSIARLSGHRRKITGVAFLHNDERLISLSEDGEIILWSLKTNQAKCKKTIPMGMGVPFAMTPDGSQIAVGDKAGNLVMLNTNDLKVTSTIPVSREPVIPLGFDPTGSQIIHFTLTGKIRSTNIGTKRSELYVHEKLKNAACGHLSADRFAIGFEEGAILVFDIGNIRNPALVIPVDSPVNCAISPKNDWLAVSHLDSTIQYVLIGKQTKFLSLRLESGPWPSSNLVFSPDGKSLLASSHFDPFAMYWTNIPTTWPIRKTPWGK, from the coding sequence ATGAATCGATTGGTGGTTGGCCTCATGGCGAGTATCCTTGGAATAAGCGGTGCGAATCCCATTCACGCTCAGTTGCCAACATTTGAGTTGATTGGTGGAAAGGATCACAAAGCCGACGCAAAACATCCAGACGGCGGCGGAGGAGTTCGCGCTTCCTGTTTTTCGTCTTCGGGATCGATGATTGCGCTGGCGATCGCAACTCACAAGTCGGACCAATATGATCTGGTTCTTTTTTCCCAGCAACCATTTCGTTCGATCGCGCGGCTTTCGGGGCATCGCCGCAAGATCACGGGAGTAGCATTCCTTCACAACGATGAACGGCTAATCTCTCTCTCGGAGGATGGCGAAATCATCCTCTGGAGCCTGAAAACAAATCAGGCCAAGTGCAAGAAAACCATCCCGATGGGAATGGGGGTTCCATTCGCGATGACCCCCGATGGATCGCAAATTGCGGTTGGAGACAAAGCTGGAAATCTTGTGATGCTCAACACCAATGATTTGAAGGTCACATCAACCATTCCGGTGAGTCGGGAACCCGTGATTCCGCTGGGATTTGACCCGACTGGATCACAGATCATCCATTTCACATTAACCGGAAAAATTCGATCGACAAATATCGGCACGAAACGCTCGGAATTGTATGTTCACGAAAAATTGAAGAACGCGGCTTGTGGCCACCTCTCGGCCGATCGATTTGCGATCGGGTTTGAAGAGGGAGCGATCCTGGTGTTTGACATTGGCAATATTCGGAATCCTGCTCTTGTGATTCCGGTCGATTCACCCGTTAACTGTGCGATTTCGCCGAAGAATGATTGGTTAGCCGTCAGCCACCTGGATTCGACCATTCAATATGTGTTAATCGGAAAGCAGACGAAATTCCTCAGTCTCCGATTGGAATCGGGACCGTGGCCAAGCTCGAATCTTGTCTTTTCGCCGGATGGCAAATCCCTACTCGCGAGCAGTCATTTTGATCCGTTTGCAATGTACTGGACAAACATTCCAACGACGTGGCCGATCCGAAAAACTCCCTGGGGAAAATAA
- a CDS encoding DUF1559 family PulG-like putative transporter, whose product MRFSWLRSTLLLLMGLGALVALVAIPRAETRADDTAPSAKPVALPSLAAVLNDDSLIIVRVATGNPQTLALVKELLQLLPPGAVPPDELQVNPLQFIADAGIDQLYLVLSPLQLTDSPVFLVHRPGKADQDATLREKMRLGAALRVGDWLLLGMKAEQLTPYRNFMSSLRPDLEKAHAETRDALVSVIISASPTVRTVFEQISPEMPQIVGGGPITTLTKGLESIRLTIASDPARTATLTIAATSPEARDQLGKLISTVGQLLLMQDLLDNGKPFLQANPKAALLLMATLQFKRQGNSLVLQLPAIQSAARVMKELFPTDTTLSNTRIVNHFKQIALAYHSFHDVYGVAASNLTDKAGKPLLSWRVLMLPYLEQQALYNQFKLDEPWDSPNNKPLIEKMPEIFASPGVPNGKTIIQRPTGKSLGLDPTKPRLSLRDFTDGTSNTILLVEMPKDQAVIWTKPDDWTPTGNDWLTGFLKGRPDSRIVIGMTDGSVRRLPSKSFTNDILKAMLTRNGGEVVDLP is encoded by the coding sequence TGGGGTTGGGGGCGCTTGTGGCGCTCGTGGCGATTCCGCGAGCCGAGACTCGCGCCGATGACACCGCACCGTCGGCCAAGCCGGTGGCACTGCCCAGTTTGGCTGCGGTCCTCAATGATGATAGTTTGATTATTGTTCGAGTGGCGACTGGCAATCCTCAAACTCTTGCACTTGTCAAGGAACTGCTGCAACTGTTGCCGCCCGGTGCCGTGCCCCCCGACGAACTCCAGGTGAATCCACTTCAATTCATTGCCGATGCGGGAATCGATCAGCTTTATCTGGTGCTGTCGCCGCTGCAACTCACCGATTCACCCGTATTCTTGGTGCATCGACCGGGCAAAGCCGACCAAGATGCCACGCTCCGCGAGAAAATGCGACTCGGGGCAGCGCTGCGAGTCGGCGATTGGCTGCTGCTGGGAATGAAAGCGGAGCAGTTGACGCCGTATCGCAACTTCATGTCCAGTCTGCGACCGGATTTGGAAAAGGCCCACGCCGAGACTCGGGATGCGCTGGTGAGCGTGATCATCTCCGCATCGCCCACGGTTCGCACCGTGTTCGAGCAGATCAGCCCGGAAATGCCGCAAATCGTTGGCGGTGGCCCGATCACCACCCTCACCAAGGGGTTGGAGTCGATTCGCCTCACCATCGCCAGCGATCCGGCACGCACCGCCACGCTGACCATCGCCGCGACCAGCCCCGAAGCACGCGATCAGCTTGGCAAATTGATCAGTACCGTCGGCCAACTGCTGCTGATGCAAGACTTGCTGGATAATGGCAAGCCGTTCTTGCAAGCCAACCCCAAAGCCGCCTTGCTGTTGATGGCCACGCTCCAGTTCAAACGCCAAGGAAATTCCCTGGTGCTGCAACTGCCGGCAATCCAGTCGGCGGCGAGAGTCATGAAGGAGCTGTTTCCCACCGATACCACGCTTAGCAACACGCGCATCGTCAATCATTTCAAGCAAATCGCGTTGGCGTATCATAGTTTTCATGATGTCTATGGTGTCGCGGCCTCGAATCTGACCGACAAGGCTGGCAAGCCACTGCTCAGTTGGCGTGTGCTGATGCTGCCGTACCTGGAACAACAAGCGTTGTACAATCAATTCAAACTCGATGAGCCTTGGGATAGCCCCAACAACAAGCCGCTAATCGAAAAAATGCCCGAAATCTTTGCCTCGCCGGGTGTGCCGAACGGGAAGACAATCATCCAACGTCCCACCGGAAAATCCCTGGGATTGGACCCGACGAAACCCAGACTATCTCTTCGGGATTTTACCGATGGCACCAGCAACACGATTCTGCTCGTCGAAATGCCCAAGGATCAAGCGGTGATCTGGACCAAACCCGATGACTGGACGCCCACCGGCAACGATTGGCTCACCGGATTCCTGAAGGGCCGCCCCGATTCCCGCATCGTCATCGGCATGACCGACGGTTCCGTCCGCCGCCTTCCGAGTAAATCCTTCACCAACGACATCCTCAAAGCCATGCTCACCCGCAACGGCGGCGAAGTCGTCGACCTGCCGTAA